A single region of the Leisingera thetidis genome encodes:
- a CDS encoding GntR family transcriptional regulator has translation MSATIADTIYQSLSERIITGSLPAGEKLRQDHIARAFEASHVPVREALLRLEAHGLAKSEPRRGTRVSALDPSEIREVIEMRVALEVLALTHAFARLTPEDIEAAEAARLACDAAEDMAGWERLNRAFHRVILAPCAMPRLLASIDDLHIAAARHLFANWQHQWTRRVDTDHAAIVQAMMRRDPSAACDILRRHLRRVR, from the coding sequence ATGTCCGCAACCATCGCCGATACGATTTATCAGAGCTTGAGCGAGCGCATCATTACCGGCAGCCTGCCTGCGGGCGAGAAACTGCGGCAGGACCACATCGCACGCGCGTTCGAGGCAAGCCACGTGCCGGTGCGCGAAGCCCTGCTGCGGCTGGAGGCGCATGGCCTCGCCAAATCCGAACCCCGCCGCGGCACCCGCGTCAGCGCCCTGGACCCGTCCGAAATCCGCGAAGTGATCGAAATGCGGGTGGCACTGGAGGTGCTGGCCCTCACCCACGCCTTTGCCCGCCTGACGCCAGAGGATATCGAGGCGGCCGAGGCGGCCCGCCTCGCCTGCGACGCGGCAGAGGACATGGCCGGCTGGGAGCGGCTGAACCGCGCCTTTCACCGGGTGATCCTGGCGCCTTGCGCGATGCCACGGCTGCTGGCCTCGATCGACGATCTGCACATCGCTGCCGCCCGCCATCTGTTCGCCAACTGGCAGCACCAATGGACCCGCCGGGTGGATACGGATCACGCCGCCATCGTCCAGGCGATGATGCGCCGCGACCCGTCCGCAGCTTGCGACATCCTGCGCCGCCACCTGCGCCGGGTGCGCTGA
- a CDS encoding threonine/serine dehydratase yields the protein MNWQQDIKAAAERIRPHVQQTPVIHTQGFGLAFPVELKLEHMQHTGSFKARGAFNTLLSQPVPAAGLVAASGGNHGAAAAYAAHQLGHKARIYVPEMAGPAKISLIERTGADLQVVPGAYANALEQAQAYEQETGAMQVHAYDAPATVAGQGSCFAEWQAQGLEADTLLIAVGGGGLIGGALAWFQGARKIIAVEPETSCALNAALEARQPVDVEVSGVAANALGAKRIGSICFELAAAQNVTALTVPDSAITSAQAALWRERRILVEPAGATALAALMCGAYRPAPGERVAVLICGGNIAPDPLG from the coding sequence ATGAACTGGCAGCAGGACATCAAGGCAGCAGCAGAGCGCATTCGCCCCCATGTGCAGCAAACCCCGGTGATCCACACGCAGGGCTTCGGGCTGGCGTTTCCGGTGGAGCTGAAACTGGAGCACATGCAGCACACCGGAAGCTTCAAGGCGCGCGGCGCCTTCAACACGCTGCTCAGCCAACCGGTGCCTGCCGCCGGGCTGGTGGCCGCCTCCGGCGGCAATCACGGCGCCGCGGCCGCCTATGCCGCGCACCAGCTGGGCCACAAGGCGCGGATCTATGTGCCGGAAATGGCAGGCCCCGCCAAGATTTCCCTGATCGAACGCACCGGCGCCGATCTGCAGGTGGTGCCCGGCGCCTATGCCAATGCACTGGAGCAGGCGCAGGCCTATGAACAGGAGACCGGTGCCATGCAGGTCCATGCCTATGACGCGCCCGCCACCGTGGCAGGCCAGGGCAGCTGTTTTGCCGAATGGCAGGCGCAGGGGCTGGAGGCCGATACTCTGCTGATTGCCGTCGGCGGCGGCGGGTTGATTGGCGGCGCTCTGGCCTGGTTTCAGGGCGCAAGGAAGATCATCGCAGTGGAACCCGAAACCTCTTGCGCGCTGAACGCGGCTCTGGAGGCGCGTCAGCCGGTTGACGTTGAGGTCTCCGGCGTCGCCGCCAACGCCCTTGGCGCCAAACGGATCGGCAGTATCTGCTTCGAGCTCGCAGCGGCCCAGAACGTGACCGCGCTCACCGTGCCGGACAGCGCCATCACCAGCGCGCAGGCAGCGCTCTGGCGCGAGCGGCGGATCTTGGTTGAACCCGCGGGCGCCACCGCCCTCGCGGCGCTGATGTGCGGCGCCTACCGCCCTGCCCCGGGCGAACGCGTGGCGGTGCTGATCTGCGGCGGCAACATTGCCCCGGATCCGCTGGGATAA
- a CDS encoding TIGR00730 family Rossman fold protein, whose product MTEDRHSRLRDAHSDRDRAEHVPATPQTQAPAYRLAFADEEFLCREELRPVRLQLELLKPELMLNAHGIESTIVMFGGARIPDPQHKDQARTRTLADLSHFYDEAREFARLMTEKSKQSGGRKNVIVTGGGPGVMEAGNRGALDAGGQSIGLSIVLPHEQAPNGYVTPDLSFNFHYFAIRKMHFLMRARAISVFPGGFGTLDELFESLTLIQTGRMERVPFLLFGKDFWDKIINWDALADAGTISDQDLDLFRFVDTAKEAVEIIDNWEPAPPRDSLPGRER is encoded by the coding sequence ATGACTGAAGACCGCCACAGCCGTTTACGCGATGCCCACTCCGACCGGGACCGGGCGGAGCATGTGCCCGCCACCCCGCAGACCCAGGCGCCTGCCTACCGGCTGGCGTTTGCGGATGAGGAGTTTCTGTGCCGCGAGGAGCTGCGTCCGGTGCGGCTGCAGCTGGAGTTGTTGAAGCCGGAACTGATGCTGAATGCGCATGGCATCGAAAGCACCATCGTGATGTTCGGCGGCGCCCGTATCCCGGACCCGCAGCACAAGGATCAGGCGCGGACCCGGACCCTGGCCGATCTGTCGCATTTCTACGATGAGGCGCGGGAGTTCGCCCGGCTGATGACCGAGAAGTCAAAGCAAAGCGGCGGCCGAAAGAATGTCATCGTGACCGGCGGCGGGCCCGGCGTGATGGAGGCGGGCAACCGCGGTGCGCTGGATGCAGGCGGCCAGTCCATCGGGCTGTCGATCGTGCTGCCGCATGAGCAGGCGCCCAACGGCTATGTCACACCGGACCTCAGCTTCAATTTCCACTATTTCGCGATCCGCAAGATGCATTTCCTGATGCGGGCGCGGGCGATCAGCGTGTTCCCGGGCGGCTTTGGCACCCTGGATGAGCTGTTCGAGAGCCTGACCCTGATTCAAACGGGCCGCATGGAGCGGGTGCCTTTCCTGCTGTTCGGCAAGGACTTCTGGGACAAGATCATCAACTGGGACGCGCTGGCCGATGCCGGCACCATCTCGGATCAGGACCTGGACCTGTTCCGCTTTGTCGACACCGCCAAGGAGGCGGTGGAGATCATCGACAACTGGGAGCCGGCGCCGCCGCGCGACAGCCTGCCCGGACGCGAGCGCTGA
- a CDS encoding reprolysin-like metallopeptidase — MAEVTDYTALLAYTSNSNFRWNSQVKLGTQAVVTYSFVRNGDLGNPADDPYGANSYWAFNSTQRGYFRQALAEFEEATGLIFVETDEPAMINVFGYNGGSAAGWADLAWASAYSTNDGELAIEGSNMAPGSYGYETVLHEIGHAVGLEHPHDGEATLADHLDDQAHTVMTYNYGGYNATELGSFDVQALRHLYGGTGGTKGWNAYTNSDGVVVIKASSRSETVLATGQDTKIFARGGKDKVIGREADDHLDGGNGDDRLTGNYGADILKGGDGADVLIGGLDKSDYSGANGEADVLRGNAGKDKLFGGRGDDTLYGGNGNDRLVGGDGSDVLIGGKHADVFVFVSADYWEENVIKDFGSGNDRIEFSGTSVDEFSDLTITQQGGHTFISYYGNHDIKLADYTGPVTTDDFLFT, encoded by the coding sequence ATGGCTGAGGTAACAGACTATACGGCGCTTCTGGCCTATACGTCGAACAGCAATTTCCGCTGGAACAGCCAGGTCAAGCTCGGCACCCAGGCTGTGGTGACTTATAGCTTTGTCCGCAACGGAGACTTGGGCAATCCAGCCGACGATCCCTATGGGGCAAATAGCTACTGGGCGTTCAATAGCACCCAGCGCGGCTATTTCCGTCAGGCCCTGGCCGAGTTCGAGGAAGCCACGGGGCTGATTTTTGTCGAAACAGACGAACCGGCCATGATCAATGTTTTCGGCTACAACGGCGGTTCCGCTGCGGGCTGGGCGGATCTTGCCTGGGCGAGCGCCTATTCCACCAATGATGGGGAACTGGCGATCGAAGGCAGCAACATGGCGCCAGGATCCTATGGTTATGAAACGGTTCTGCACGAAATCGGCCACGCGGTGGGGCTAGAACACCCGCATGATGGCGAAGCGACGCTGGCAGACCACCTGGACGACCAGGCGCACACCGTGATGACGTATAACTATGGCGGCTACAACGCCACTGAACTGGGTTCGTTTGACGTGCAGGCCCTGCGCCACCTCTATGGCGGCACCGGCGGCACGAAGGGGTGGAACGCTTACACCAACTCGGACGGGGTTGTGGTGATCAAGGCCAGCAGCCGGTCTGAAACGGTCCTGGCGACCGGCCAGGACACCAAGATTTTTGCCAGGGGCGGCAAGGACAAGGTGATCGGCCGCGAAGCGGATGATCATCTGGACGGCGGCAATGGCGATGACCGGCTCACCGGCAACTATGGCGCAGACATTCTCAAGGGCGGCGATGGCGCGGATGTTCTGATTGGCGGGCTGGACAAGTCCGATTACTCGGGGGCTAATGGCGAAGCGGATGTTCTGCGGGGCAATGCCGGGAAGGACAAGCTTTTCGGCGGCCGCGGGGATGACACGCTTTATGGCGGCAACGGCAACGACCGCTTAGTCGGCGGCGATGGATCCGATGTCTTGATCGGCGGAAAGCACGCGGACGTTTTTGTCTTTGTGTCAGCTGACTACTGGGAAGAGAACGTCATCAAGGACTTCGGCAGCGGCAATGACAGGATCGAGTTCTCCGGCACTTCAGTGGATGAGTTCAGCGATCTGACCATCACCCAGCAGGGCGGTCATACCTTCATCAGTTATTACGGCAACCACGACATCAAGCTGGCCGATTATACCGGCCCGGTCACCACAGACGATTTCCTGTTCACCTGA
- the rlmN gene encoding 23S rRNA (adenine(2503)-C(2))-methyltransferase RlmN has protein sequence MTASTPITQDVLTLPRKEPEGGKINLVGLTRAQMRDALIENGTPEKQAKMRVGQIWQWIYQWGKRDFGDMTNLAKAYRAQLAETFEIRIPEVVSKQVSTDGTRKYLVRIAGGHEVEVVYIPEDGRGTLCISSQVGCTLTCSFCHTGTQKLVRNLTPAEIVGQVMMARDDLEEWPVPGAPKEETRLLSNIVLMGMGEPLYNFENVRDAMKIAMDPEGISLSRRRITLSTSGVVPEIARTAEEIGCLLAISFHATTNEIRDVLVPINKRWNIDELLQALADYPKVSNSERITFEYVMLDGVNDTDEDAHRLIEHIKRYKIPAKINLIPFNEWPGSPYKRSSNNRIHAFANIIYQAGYASPIRKTRGDDIMAACGQLKSATERARKSRKQIEAEAGMK, from the coding sequence ATGACCGCCAGCACGCCGATCACCCAGGACGTATTGACCCTGCCCCGCAAGGAGCCTGAGGGCGGCAAGATCAATCTTGTGGGCCTCACCCGCGCGCAGATGCGCGATGCGCTGATCGAAAACGGCACCCCGGAAAAGCAGGCCAAGATGCGTGTCGGCCAGATCTGGCAATGGATCTATCAGTGGGGCAAGCGTGACTTTGGCGACATGACCAACCTCGCCAAAGCCTACCGCGCGCAGCTGGCTGAGACGTTTGAAATCCGTATCCCCGAGGTGGTGAGCAAGCAAGTCTCGACCGACGGCACCCGCAAGTACCTGGTGCGGATTGCAGGCGGCCATGAAGTCGAGGTGGTTTACATCCCCGAAGACGGCCGCGGCACCCTGTGCATCTCGTCCCAGGTGGGCTGCACCCTGACCTGCTCGTTCTGCCACACCGGCACTCAGAAGCTGGTGCGCAACCTGACCCCGGCCGAAATCGTCGGCCAGGTGATGATGGCGCGCGACGATCTGGAGGAGTGGCCGGTGCCCGGCGCGCCCAAAGAGGAGACCCGTCTGCTGTCGAACATCGTGCTGATGGGCATGGGCGAGCCGCTCTATAACTTCGAGAACGTCCGCGACGCGATGAAGATTGCGATGGATCCCGAGGGCATCTCGCTGAGCCGCCGCCGGATTACGCTCTCGACCTCCGGCGTGGTGCCGGAAATTGCCCGCACCGCCGAAGAAATCGGCTGCCTGCTGGCGATTTCCTTCCACGCCACCACCAACGAGATCCGCGACGTGCTGGTGCCGATCAACAAGCGCTGGAACATCGACGAGCTGCTGCAGGCGCTAGCGGATTACCCCAAGGTGTCGAATTCCGAGCGGATCACCTTTGAGTACGTGATGCTGGATGGCGTGAACGACACGGATGAGGACGCGCACCGGCTGATCGAGCACATCAAACGCTACAAGATCCCGGCCAAGATCAACCTGATTCCCTTCAACGAATGGCCTGGCAGCCCTTACAAGCGGTCGTCGAACAACCGCATCCACGCCTTTGCCAATATCATCTATCAGGCCGGCTATGCCTCGCCGATCCGCAAGACCCGCGGCGATGACATCATGGCCGCCTGCGGCCAGCTGAAATCAGCCACTGAACGCGCGCGCAAGAGCCGCAAGCAGATTGAGGCCGAAGCCGGGATGAAGTAA